The Vulpes lagopus strain Blue_001 chromosome 14, ASM1834538v1, whole genome shotgun sequence genome window below encodes:
- the PATZ1 gene encoding POZ-, AT hook-, and zinc finger-containing protein 1 isoform X6, with protein sequence MERVNDASCGPSGCYTYQVSRHSTEMLHNLNQQRKNGGRFCDVLLRVGDESFPAHRAVLAACSEYFESVFSAQLGDGGAADGGPADVGGAAAAPGGGAGGSRELEMHTISSKVFGDILDFAYTSRIVVRLESFPELMTAAKFLLMRSVIEICQEVIKQSNVQILVPPARADIMLFRPPGTSDLGFPLDMTNGAALAANSNGIAGSMQPEEEAARAAGAAIASQASLPVLPGVDRLPMVAGPLSPQLLTSPFPNVASSAPPLTGKRGRGRPRKANLLDSMFGSPGGLREAGILPCGLCGKVFTDANRLRQHEAQHGVTSLQLGYIDLPPPRLGENGLPISEDPDGPRKRSRTRKQVACEICGKIFRDVYHLNRHKLSHSGEKPYSCPVCGLRFKRKDRMSYHVRSHDGSVGKPYICQSCGKGFSRPDHLNGHIKQVHTSERPHKCQTCNASFATRDRLRSHLACHEDKVPCQVCGKYLRAAYMADHLKKHSEGPSNFCSICNRGLQAPGAHPEWGSSVPLRQDLWQQRRPEMLTSGSD encoded by the exons aTGGAGCGGGTGAACGACGCTTCCTGCGGCCCATCGGGCTGCTACACCTACCAGGTGAGCAGGCACAGCACCGAGATGCTGCACAACCTGAACCAGCAGCGCAAAAACGGCGGGCGCTTCTGCGACGTGCTCCTGCGGGTGGGCGACGAGAGCTTCCCCGCGCACCGCGCCGTGCTGGCCGCCTGCAGCGAGTACTTTGAGTCGGTGTTCAGCGCCCAGTTGGGCGACGGCGGAGCTGCTGACGGGGGTCCCGCTGACGTGGGGGGCGCAGCGGCGGCCCCaggcggcggggctgggggcagccGGGAGCTGGAGATGCACACCATAAGCTCCAAGGTGTTCGGGGACATCCTGGACTTCGCGTACACTTCCCGCATCGTGGTTCGCCTGGAGAGCTTCCCCGAGCTCATGACGGCTGCCAAGTTCCTACTGATGAGGTCGGTCATTGAGATCTGCCAGGAAGTCATCAAACAGTCTAATGTGCAGATCCTGGTGCCCCCTGCCCGGGCAGACATCATGCTCTTTCGTCCCCCTGGGACCTCGGACTTGGGCTTCCCTTTGGACATGACCAACGGGGCAGCCTTGGCAGCCAACAGCAATGGCATCGCAGGCAGCATGCAGCCCGAGGAGGAGGCAGCCCGGGCTGCTGGTGCAGCCATTGCGAGCCAAGCCTCCCTGCCTGTGTTACCTGGGGTGGACCGCTTGCCCATGGTGGCCGGACCCCTGTCCCCCCAACTGCTGACTTCCCCGTTCCCCAATGTGGCATCCAGTGCCCCTCCCCTGACTGGCAAGCGAGGCCGGGGCCGCCCACGGAAGGCCAACCTGCTGGACTCAATGTTCGGGTCCCCAGGGGGCCTGAGGGAGGCGGGCATCCTTCCATGTGGCCTGTGTGGGAAGGTGTTCACTGATGCCAACCGGCTCCGGCAGCATGAGGCCCAGCATGGTGTCACCAGCCTCCAGCTGGGCTATATCGACCTTCCTCCACCCAGGCTGGGTGAGAATGGGCTCCCCATCTCTGAGGACCCCGACGGCCCCCGAAAGAGGAGCCGGACCAGGAAGCAGGTGGCATGTGAGATCTGCGGCAAGATCTTCCGTGACGTGTACCATCTCAATCGGCACAAGCTTTCCCACTCGGGAGAGAAGCCCTATTCTTGCCCGGTGTGTGGGCTGCGGTTCAAGAGAAAAGATCGCATGTCCTACCATGTGCGATCCCACGATGGGTCGGTGGGCAAGCCCTACATCTGCCAGAGCTGTGGGAAAGGCTTCTCCAG GCCTGATCACTTGAATGGACATATCAAGCAGGTGCACACTTCTGAGCGGCCTCACAAGTGTCAG ACCTGCAATGCTTCTTTCGCCACTCGAGACCGGCTGCGCTCCCACCTGGCTTGTCATGAAGATAAGGTGCCCTGCCAGGTGTGTGGGAAGTACTTGCGGGCAGCGTACATGGCAGACCACCTGAAGAAGCACAGTGAGGGGCCCAGCAACTTCTGCAGCATCTGTAACCGAG gtctccaggcacCAGGAGCCCATCCCGAATGGGGGAGCAGCGTTCCACTGCGCCAGGACCTATGGCAACAAAG aaGGCCAGAAATGCTCACATCAGGATCCGATTGA
- the PATZ1 gene encoding POZ-, AT hook-, and zinc finger-containing protein 1 isoform X2 produces the protein MERVNDASCGPSGCYTYQVSRHSTEMLHNLNQQRKNGGRFCDVLLRVGDESFPAHRAVLAACSEYFESVFSAQLGDGGAADGGPADVGGAAAAPGGGAGGSRELEMHTISSKVFGDILDFAYTSRIVVRLESFPELMTAAKFLLMRSVIEICQEVIKQSNVQILVPPARADIMLFRPPGTSDLGFPLDMTNGAALAANSNGIAGSMQPEEEAARAAGAAIASQASLPVLPGVDRLPMVAGPLSPQLLTSPFPNVASSAPPLTGKRGRGRPRKANLLDSMFGSPGGLREAGILPCGLCGKVFTDANRLRQHEAQHGVTSLQLGYIDLPPPRLGENGLPISEDPDGPRKRSRTRKQVACEICGKIFRDVYHLNRHKLSHSGEKPYSCPVCGLRFKRKDRMSYHVRSHDGSVGKPYICQSCGKGFSRPDHLNGHIKQVHTSERPHKCQTCNASFATRDRLRSHLACHEDKVPCQVCGKYLRAAYMADHLKKHSEGPSNFCSICNRGFSSASYLKVHVKTHHGVPLPQVSRHQEPIPNGGAAFHCARTYGNKGQKCSHQDPIESSDSYGDLSDASDLKTPEKQSTNGSFSCDMAVPKNKMESDGEKKYPCPECGSFFRSKSYLNKHIQKVHVRALGGPLGDLGPALGSPFSPQQNMSLLESFGFQIVQSAFASSLVDPEVDQQPMGPEGK, from the exons aTGGAGCGGGTGAACGACGCTTCCTGCGGCCCATCGGGCTGCTACACCTACCAGGTGAGCAGGCACAGCACCGAGATGCTGCACAACCTGAACCAGCAGCGCAAAAACGGCGGGCGCTTCTGCGACGTGCTCCTGCGGGTGGGCGACGAGAGCTTCCCCGCGCACCGCGCCGTGCTGGCCGCCTGCAGCGAGTACTTTGAGTCGGTGTTCAGCGCCCAGTTGGGCGACGGCGGAGCTGCTGACGGGGGTCCCGCTGACGTGGGGGGCGCAGCGGCGGCCCCaggcggcggggctgggggcagccGGGAGCTGGAGATGCACACCATAAGCTCCAAGGTGTTCGGGGACATCCTGGACTTCGCGTACACTTCCCGCATCGTGGTTCGCCTGGAGAGCTTCCCCGAGCTCATGACGGCTGCCAAGTTCCTACTGATGAGGTCGGTCATTGAGATCTGCCAGGAAGTCATCAAACAGTCTAATGTGCAGATCCTGGTGCCCCCTGCCCGGGCAGACATCATGCTCTTTCGTCCCCCTGGGACCTCGGACTTGGGCTTCCCTTTGGACATGACCAACGGGGCAGCCTTGGCAGCCAACAGCAATGGCATCGCAGGCAGCATGCAGCCCGAGGAGGAGGCAGCCCGGGCTGCTGGTGCAGCCATTGCGAGCCAAGCCTCCCTGCCTGTGTTACCTGGGGTGGACCGCTTGCCCATGGTGGCCGGACCCCTGTCCCCCCAACTGCTGACTTCCCCGTTCCCCAATGTGGCATCCAGTGCCCCTCCCCTGACTGGCAAGCGAGGCCGGGGCCGCCCACGGAAGGCCAACCTGCTGGACTCAATGTTCGGGTCCCCAGGGGGCCTGAGGGAGGCGGGCATCCTTCCATGTGGCCTGTGTGGGAAGGTGTTCACTGATGCCAACCGGCTCCGGCAGCATGAGGCCCAGCATGGTGTCACCAGCCTCCAGCTGGGCTATATCGACCTTCCTCCACCCAGGCTGGGTGAGAATGGGCTCCCCATCTCTGAGGACCCCGACGGCCCCCGAAAGAGGAGCCGGACCAGGAAGCAGGTGGCATGTGAGATCTGCGGCAAGATCTTCCGTGACGTGTACCATCTCAATCGGCACAAGCTTTCCCACTCGGGAGAGAAGCCCTATTCTTGCCCGGTGTGTGGGCTGCGGTTCAAGAGAAAAGATCGCATGTCCTACCATGTGCGATCCCACGATGGGTCGGTGGGCAAGCCCTACATCTGCCAGAGCTGTGGGAAAGGCTTCTCCAG GCCTGATCACTTGAATGGACATATCAAGCAGGTGCACACTTCTGAGCGGCCTCACAAGTGTCAG ACCTGCAATGCTTCTTTCGCCACTCGAGACCGGCTGCGCTCCCACCTGGCTTGTCATGAAGATAAGGTGCCCTGCCAGGTGTGTGGGAAGTACTTGCGGGCAGCGTACATGGCAGACCACCTGAAGAAGCACAGTGAGGGGCCCAGCAACTTCTGCAGCATCTGTAACCGAG gtttctcctctgcctcctacTTAAAGGTCCATGTTAAAACCCACCACGGTGTTCCCcttccccaggtctccaggcacCAGGAGCCCATCCCGAATGGGGGAGCAGCGTTCCACTGCGCCAGGACCTATGGCAACAAAG GCCAGAAATGCTCACATCAGGATCCGATTGAGAGCTCCGACTCCTATGGTGACCTCTCGGACGCCAGTGACCTGAAGACGCCCGAGAAGCAGAGCACCAATGGCTCCTTCTCCTGTGACATGGCAGTCCCCAAAAACAAAATGGAGTCTGACGGGGAGAAGAAGTACCCTTGCCCCGAATGCGGGAGCTTCTTCCGCTCTAAGTCCTACTTGAACAAACACATCCAGAAGGTGCATGTCCGGGCCCTTGGGGGCCCTCTGGGGGACCTGGGTCCTGCCCTCGGCTCACCTTTCTCTCCCCAGCAGAACATGTCTCTTCTCGAGTCGTTTGGGTTTCAGATTGTCCAGTCGGCGTTTGCATCATCTTTAGTAGATCCTGAGGTTGACCAGCAGCCCATGGGGCCTGAGGGGAAGTGA
- the PATZ1 gene encoding POZ-, AT hook-, and zinc finger-containing protein 1 isoform X3, translating into MERVNDASCGPSGCYTYQVSRHSTEMLHNLNQQRKNGGRFCDVLLRVGDESFPAHRAVLAACSEYFESVFSAQLGDGGAADGGPADVGGAAAAPGGGAGGSRELEMHTISSKVFGDILDFAYTSRIVVRLESFPELMTAAKFLLMRSVIEICQEVIKQSNVQILVPPARADIMLFRPPGTSDLGFPLDMTNGAALAANSNGIAGSMQPEEEAARAAGAAIASQASLPVLPGVDRLPMVAGPLSPQLLTSPFPNVASSAPPLTGKRGRGRPRKANLLDSMFGSPGGLREAGILPCGLCGKVFTDANRLRQHEAQHGVTSLQLGYIDLPPPRLGENGLPISEDPDGPRKRSRTRKQVACEICGKIFRDVYHLNRHKLSHSGEKPYSCPVCGLRFKRKDRMSYHVRSHDGSVGKPYICQSCGKGFSRPDHLNGHIKQVHTSERPHKCQTCNASFATRDRLRSHLACHEDKVPCQVCGKYLRAAYMADHLKKHSEGPSNFCSICNREGQKCSHQDPIESSDSYGDLSDASDLKTPEKQSTNGSFSCDMAVPKNKMESDGEKKYPCPECGSFFRSKSYLNKHIQKVHVRALGGPLGDLGPALGSPFSPQQNMSLLESFGFQIVQSAFASSLVDPEVDQQPMGPEGK; encoded by the exons aTGGAGCGGGTGAACGACGCTTCCTGCGGCCCATCGGGCTGCTACACCTACCAGGTGAGCAGGCACAGCACCGAGATGCTGCACAACCTGAACCAGCAGCGCAAAAACGGCGGGCGCTTCTGCGACGTGCTCCTGCGGGTGGGCGACGAGAGCTTCCCCGCGCACCGCGCCGTGCTGGCCGCCTGCAGCGAGTACTTTGAGTCGGTGTTCAGCGCCCAGTTGGGCGACGGCGGAGCTGCTGACGGGGGTCCCGCTGACGTGGGGGGCGCAGCGGCGGCCCCaggcggcggggctgggggcagccGGGAGCTGGAGATGCACACCATAAGCTCCAAGGTGTTCGGGGACATCCTGGACTTCGCGTACACTTCCCGCATCGTGGTTCGCCTGGAGAGCTTCCCCGAGCTCATGACGGCTGCCAAGTTCCTACTGATGAGGTCGGTCATTGAGATCTGCCAGGAAGTCATCAAACAGTCTAATGTGCAGATCCTGGTGCCCCCTGCCCGGGCAGACATCATGCTCTTTCGTCCCCCTGGGACCTCGGACTTGGGCTTCCCTTTGGACATGACCAACGGGGCAGCCTTGGCAGCCAACAGCAATGGCATCGCAGGCAGCATGCAGCCCGAGGAGGAGGCAGCCCGGGCTGCTGGTGCAGCCATTGCGAGCCAAGCCTCCCTGCCTGTGTTACCTGGGGTGGACCGCTTGCCCATGGTGGCCGGACCCCTGTCCCCCCAACTGCTGACTTCCCCGTTCCCCAATGTGGCATCCAGTGCCCCTCCCCTGACTGGCAAGCGAGGCCGGGGCCGCCCACGGAAGGCCAACCTGCTGGACTCAATGTTCGGGTCCCCAGGGGGCCTGAGGGAGGCGGGCATCCTTCCATGTGGCCTGTGTGGGAAGGTGTTCACTGATGCCAACCGGCTCCGGCAGCATGAGGCCCAGCATGGTGTCACCAGCCTCCAGCTGGGCTATATCGACCTTCCTCCACCCAGGCTGGGTGAGAATGGGCTCCCCATCTCTGAGGACCCCGACGGCCCCCGAAAGAGGAGCCGGACCAGGAAGCAGGTGGCATGTGAGATCTGCGGCAAGATCTTCCGTGACGTGTACCATCTCAATCGGCACAAGCTTTCCCACTCGGGAGAGAAGCCCTATTCTTGCCCGGTGTGTGGGCTGCGGTTCAAGAGAAAAGATCGCATGTCCTACCATGTGCGATCCCACGATGGGTCGGTGGGCAAGCCCTACATCTGCCAGAGCTGTGGGAAAGGCTTCTCCAG GCCTGATCACTTGAATGGACATATCAAGCAGGTGCACACTTCTGAGCGGCCTCACAAGTGTCAG ACCTGCAATGCTTCTTTCGCCACTCGAGACCGGCTGCGCTCCCACCTGGCTTGTCATGAAGATAAGGTGCCCTGCCAGGTGTGTGGGAAGTACTTGCGGGCAGCGTACATGGCAGACCACCTGAAGAAGCACAGTGAGGGGCCCAGCAACTTCTGCAGCATCTGTAACCGAG aaGGCCAGAAATGCTCACATCAGGATCCGATTGAGAGCTCCGACTCCTATGGTGACCTCTCGGACGCCAGTGACCTGAAGACGCCCGAGAAGCAGAGCACCAATGGCTCCTTCTCCTGTGACATGGCAGTCCCCAAAAACAAAATGGAGTCTGACGGGGAGAAGAAGTACCCTTGCCCCGAATGCGGGAGCTTCTTCCGCTCTAAGTCCTACTTGAACAAACACATCCAGAAGGTGCATGTCCGGGCCCTTGGGGGCCCTCTGGGGGACCTGGGTCCTGCCCTCGGCTCACCTTTCTCTCCCCAGCAGAACATGTCTCTTCTCGAGTCGTTTGGGTTTCAGATTGTCCAGTCGGCGTTTGCATCATCTTTAGTAGATCCTGAGGTTGACCAGCAGCCCATGGGGCCTGAGGGGAAGTGA
- the PATZ1 gene encoding POZ-, AT hook-, and zinc finger-containing protein 1 isoform X4, with product MERVNDASCGPSGCYTYQVSRHSTEMLHNLNQQRKNGGRFCDVLLRVGDESFPAHRAVLAACSEYFESVFSAQLGDGGAADGGPADVGGAAAAPGGGAGGSRELEMHTISSKVFGDILDFAYTSRIVVRLESFPELMTAAKFLLMRSVIEICQEVIKQSNVQILVPPARADIMLFRPPGTSDLGFPLDMTNGAALAANSNGIAGSMQPEEEAARAAGAAIASQASLPVLPGVDRLPMVAGPLSPQLLTSPFPNVASSAPPLTGKRGRGRPRKANLLDSMFGSPGGLREAGILPCGLCGKVFTDANRLRQHEAQHGVTSLQLGYIDLPPPRLGENGLPISEDPDGPRKRSRTRKQVACEICGKIFRDVYHLNRHKLSHSGEKPYSCPVCGLRFKRKDRMSYHVRSHDGSVGKPYICQSCGKGFSRPDHLNGHIKQVHTSERPHKCQTCNASFATRDRLRSHLACHEDKVPCQVCGKYLRAAYMADHLKKHSEGPSNFCSICNRGQKCSHQDPIESSDSYGDLSDASDLKTPEKQSTNGSFSCDMAVPKNKMESDGEKKYPCPECGSFFRSKSYLNKHIQKVHVRALGGPLGDLGPALGSPFSPQQNMSLLESFGFQIVQSAFASSLVDPEVDQQPMGPEGK from the exons aTGGAGCGGGTGAACGACGCTTCCTGCGGCCCATCGGGCTGCTACACCTACCAGGTGAGCAGGCACAGCACCGAGATGCTGCACAACCTGAACCAGCAGCGCAAAAACGGCGGGCGCTTCTGCGACGTGCTCCTGCGGGTGGGCGACGAGAGCTTCCCCGCGCACCGCGCCGTGCTGGCCGCCTGCAGCGAGTACTTTGAGTCGGTGTTCAGCGCCCAGTTGGGCGACGGCGGAGCTGCTGACGGGGGTCCCGCTGACGTGGGGGGCGCAGCGGCGGCCCCaggcggcggggctgggggcagccGGGAGCTGGAGATGCACACCATAAGCTCCAAGGTGTTCGGGGACATCCTGGACTTCGCGTACACTTCCCGCATCGTGGTTCGCCTGGAGAGCTTCCCCGAGCTCATGACGGCTGCCAAGTTCCTACTGATGAGGTCGGTCATTGAGATCTGCCAGGAAGTCATCAAACAGTCTAATGTGCAGATCCTGGTGCCCCCTGCCCGGGCAGACATCATGCTCTTTCGTCCCCCTGGGACCTCGGACTTGGGCTTCCCTTTGGACATGACCAACGGGGCAGCCTTGGCAGCCAACAGCAATGGCATCGCAGGCAGCATGCAGCCCGAGGAGGAGGCAGCCCGGGCTGCTGGTGCAGCCATTGCGAGCCAAGCCTCCCTGCCTGTGTTACCTGGGGTGGACCGCTTGCCCATGGTGGCCGGACCCCTGTCCCCCCAACTGCTGACTTCCCCGTTCCCCAATGTGGCATCCAGTGCCCCTCCCCTGACTGGCAAGCGAGGCCGGGGCCGCCCACGGAAGGCCAACCTGCTGGACTCAATGTTCGGGTCCCCAGGGGGCCTGAGGGAGGCGGGCATCCTTCCATGTGGCCTGTGTGGGAAGGTGTTCACTGATGCCAACCGGCTCCGGCAGCATGAGGCCCAGCATGGTGTCACCAGCCTCCAGCTGGGCTATATCGACCTTCCTCCACCCAGGCTGGGTGAGAATGGGCTCCCCATCTCTGAGGACCCCGACGGCCCCCGAAAGAGGAGCCGGACCAGGAAGCAGGTGGCATGTGAGATCTGCGGCAAGATCTTCCGTGACGTGTACCATCTCAATCGGCACAAGCTTTCCCACTCGGGAGAGAAGCCCTATTCTTGCCCGGTGTGTGGGCTGCGGTTCAAGAGAAAAGATCGCATGTCCTACCATGTGCGATCCCACGATGGGTCGGTGGGCAAGCCCTACATCTGCCAGAGCTGTGGGAAAGGCTTCTCCAG GCCTGATCACTTGAATGGACATATCAAGCAGGTGCACACTTCTGAGCGGCCTCACAAGTGTCAG ACCTGCAATGCTTCTTTCGCCACTCGAGACCGGCTGCGCTCCCACCTGGCTTGTCATGAAGATAAGGTGCCCTGCCAGGTGTGTGGGAAGTACTTGCGGGCAGCGTACATGGCAGACCACCTGAAGAAGCACAGTGAGGGGCCCAGCAACTTCTGCAGCATCTGTAACCGAG GCCAGAAATGCTCACATCAGGATCCGATTGAGAGCTCCGACTCCTATGGTGACCTCTCGGACGCCAGTGACCTGAAGACGCCCGAGAAGCAGAGCACCAATGGCTCCTTCTCCTGTGACATGGCAGTCCCCAAAAACAAAATGGAGTCTGACGGGGAGAAGAAGTACCCTTGCCCCGAATGCGGGAGCTTCTTCCGCTCTAAGTCCTACTTGAACAAACACATCCAGAAGGTGCATGTCCGGGCCCTTGGGGGCCCTCTGGGGGACCTGGGTCCTGCCCTCGGCTCACCTTTCTCTCCCCAGCAGAACATGTCTCTTCTCGAGTCGTTTGGGTTTCAGATTGTCCAGTCGGCGTTTGCATCATCTTTAGTAGATCCTGAGGTTGACCAGCAGCCCATGGGGCCTGAGGGGAAGTGA
- the PATZ1 gene encoding POZ-, AT hook-, and zinc finger-containing protein 1 isoform X1: MERVNDASCGPSGCYTYQVSRHSTEMLHNLNQQRKNGGRFCDVLLRVGDESFPAHRAVLAACSEYFESVFSAQLGDGGAADGGPADVGGAAAAPGGGAGGSRELEMHTISSKVFGDILDFAYTSRIVVRLESFPELMTAAKFLLMRSVIEICQEVIKQSNVQILVPPARADIMLFRPPGTSDLGFPLDMTNGAALAANSNGIAGSMQPEEEAARAAGAAIASQASLPVLPGVDRLPMVAGPLSPQLLTSPFPNVASSAPPLTGKRGRGRPRKANLLDSMFGSPGGLREAGILPCGLCGKVFTDANRLRQHEAQHGVTSLQLGYIDLPPPRLGENGLPISEDPDGPRKRSRTRKQVACEICGKIFRDVYHLNRHKLSHSGEKPYSCPVCGLRFKRKDRMSYHVRSHDGSVGKPYICQSCGKGFSRPDHLNGHIKQVHTSERPHKCQTCNASFATRDRLRSHLACHEDKVPCQVCGKYLRAAYMADHLKKHSEGPSNFCSICNRGFSSASYLKVHVKTHHGVPLPQVSRHQEPIPNGGAAFHCARTYGNKEGQKCSHQDPIESSDSYGDLSDASDLKTPEKQSTNGSFSCDMAVPKNKMESDGEKKYPCPECGSFFRSKSYLNKHIQKVHVRALGGPLGDLGPALGSPFSPQQNMSLLESFGFQIVQSAFASSLVDPEVDQQPMGPEGK; the protein is encoded by the exons aTGGAGCGGGTGAACGACGCTTCCTGCGGCCCATCGGGCTGCTACACCTACCAGGTGAGCAGGCACAGCACCGAGATGCTGCACAACCTGAACCAGCAGCGCAAAAACGGCGGGCGCTTCTGCGACGTGCTCCTGCGGGTGGGCGACGAGAGCTTCCCCGCGCACCGCGCCGTGCTGGCCGCCTGCAGCGAGTACTTTGAGTCGGTGTTCAGCGCCCAGTTGGGCGACGGCGGAGCTGCTGACGGGGGTCCCGCTGACGTGGGGGGCGCAGCGGCGGCCCCaggcggcggggctgggggcagccGGGAGCTGGAGATGCACACCATAAGCTCCAAGGTGTTCGGGGACATCCTGGACTTCGCGTACACTTCCCGCATCGTGGTTCGCCTGGAGAGCTTCCCCGAGCTCATGACGGCTGCCAAGTTCCTACTGATGAGGTCGGTCATTGAGATCTGCCAGGAAGTCATCAAACAGTCTAATGTGCAGATCCTGGTGCCCCCTGCCCGGGCAGACATCATGCTCTTTCGTCCCCCTGGGACCTCGGACTTGGGCTTCCCTTTGGACATGACCAACGGGGCAGCCTTGGCAGCCAACAGCAATGGCATCGCAGGCAGCATGCAGCCCGAGGAGGAGGCAGCCCGGGCTGCTGGTGCAGCCATTGCGAGCCAAGCCTCCCTGCCTGTGTTACCTGGGGTGGACCGCTTGCCCATGGTGGCCGGACCCCTGTCCCCCCAACTGCTGACTTCCCCGTTCCCCAATGTGGCATCCAGTGCCCCTCCCCTGACTGGCAAGCGAGGCCGGGGCCGCCCACGGAAGGCCAACCTGCTGGACTCAATGTTCGGGTCCCCAGGGGGCCTGAGGGAGGCGGGCATCCTTCCATGTGGCCTGTGTGGGAAGGTGTTCACTGATGCCAACCGGCTCCGGCAGCATGAGGCCCAGCATGGTGTCACCAGCCTCCAGCTGGGCTATATCGACCTTCCTCCACCCAGGCTGGGTGAGAATGGGCTCCCCATCTCTGAGGACCCCGACGGCCCCCGAAAGAGGAGCCGGACCAGGAAGCAGGTGGCATGTGAGATCTGCGGCAAGATCTTCCGTGACGTGTACCATCTCAATCGGCACAAGCTTTCCCACTCGGGAGAGAAGCCCTATTCTTGCCCGGTGTGTGGGCTGCGGTTCAAGAGAAAAGATCGCATGTCCTACCATGTGCGATCCCACGATGGGTCGGTGGGCAAGCCCTACATCTGCCAGAGCTGTGGGAAAGGCTTCTCCAG GCCTGATCACTTGAATGGACATATCAAGCAGGTGCACACTTCTGAGCGGCCTCACAAGTGTCAG ACCTGCAATGCTTCTTTCGCCACTCGAGACCGGCTGCGCTCCCACCTGGCTTGTCATGAAGATAAGGTGCCCTGCCAGGTGTGTGGGAAGTACTTGCGGGCAGCGTACATGGCAGACCACCTGAAGAAGCACAGTGAGGGGCCCAGCAACTTCTGCAGCATCTGTAACCGAG gtttctcctctgcctcctacTTAAAGGTCCATGTTAAAACCCACCACGGTGTTCCCcttccccaggtctccaggcacCAGGAGCCCATCCCGAATGGGGGAGCAGCGTTCCACTGCGCCAGGACCTATGGCAACAAAG aaGGCCAGAAATGCTCACATCAGGATCCGATTGAGAGCTCCGACTCCTATGGTGACCTCTCGGACGCCAGTGACCTGAAGACGCCCGAGAAGCAGAGCACCAATGGCTCCTTCTCCTGTGACATGGCAGTCCCCAAAAACAAAATGGAGTCTGACGGGGAGAAGAAGTACCCTTGCCCCGAATGCGGGAGCTTCTTCCGCTCTAAGTCCTACTTGAACAAACACATCCAGAAGGTGCATGTCCGGGCCCTTGGGGGCCCTCTGGGGGACCTGGGTCCTGCCCTCGGCTCACCTTTCTCTCCCCAGCAGAACATGTCTCTTCTCGAGTCGTTTGGGTTTCAGATTGTCCAGTCGGCGTTTGCATCATCTTTAGTAGATCCTGAGGTTGACCAGCAGCCCATGGGGCCTGAGGGGAAGTGA